One stretch of Orcinus orca chromosome 15, mOrcOrc1.1, whole genome shotgun sequence DNA includes these proteins:
- the LRRC75B gene encoding leucine-rich repeat-containing protein 75B, with amino-acid sequence MGARLGRRPGPEAGSEAGAAAGCGPAPYERRVRWLREIQSTLRERRPERARQLLRLLRQDLGLEGTLLTDILYRNVAFLNLVDPISHDLLVNLARDLQCPKSDYELWESSDKTCRQLIYHLTPHSKRQQGSSLPRRKTQSCLKSNLQKTLPAGETVNLSGIPLSVRDVQHIMRYLGSQGARLAVLDLSFTGLSDELLHRLLPSLWALPRLTQLLLNGNRLTRAAARELTEAIKDTTKFPVLAWVDLGNNVDVASLPQPLLVGLRRRLSQRTSLPTIYESLDPEPEGGMAGATALASTWGSAAAGPGPEPQACCTR; translated from the exons ATGGGGGCGCGGCTGGGCCGGCGGCCCGGTCCCGAAGCGGGCTCGGAGGCTGGGGCGGCGGCGGGGTGCGGGCCGGCGCCCTATGAGCGCCGGGTGCGCTGGCTCCGCGAGATCCAGTCGACGCTCCGTGAGCGGCGGCCGGAGCGCGCCCGGCAGCTGCTGCGCCTCCTGCGCCAG GACCTAGGCCTCGAGGGGACCCTCCTCACAGACATCCTCTACAGGAATGTGGCCTTCCTCAATCTGGTGGACCCCATCTCCCACGACCTGCTTGTGAACCTGGCCCGGGACCTGCAGTGCCCCAAGTCG GACTATGAGCTCTGGGAGTCCTCGGACAAGACCTGCCGGCAGCTCATCTACCACCTCACCCCTCACTCCAAGCGGCAGCAGGGGTCCAGCCTGCCCCGAAGGAAGACCCAGAGCTG CCTCAAGAGCAACCTCCAGAAGACTCTGCCGGCGGGGGAGACCGTGAACCTATCGGGGATACCACTGTCGGTGCGGGACGTGCAGCATATCATGCGCTACCTGGGCAGCCAGGGCGCCAGGCTGGCAGTGCTGGACCTGAGCTTCACGGGGCTGAGTGATGAGCTGCTGCACCGGCTGCTGCCCAGCCTCTGGGCGCTGCCCCGCCTCACCCAGCTTCTGCTCAATGGCAACCGGCTGACGCGGGCTGCCGCCCGTGAGCTCACTGAGGCCATCAAGGACACCACCAAGTTCCCGGTGCTGGCCTGGGTGGACCTGGGCAACAACGTGGATGtggcctccctgccccagcccctgctggTTGGCCTGCGCCGGCGGCTAAGCCAGCGCACCTCACTGCCCACCATCTACGAGAGCCTGGACCCAGAGCCTGAGGGTGGCATGGCCGGGGCCACGGCCCTTGCCTCCACCTGGGGCTCTGCAGCTGCCGGGCCAGGGCCTGAGCCCCAGGCCTGCTGCACCAGGTGA